A single Trueperaceae bacterium DNA region contains:
- a CDS encoding S-ribosylhomocysteine lyase — MPAKTHVESFDLDHTKVRAPYVRLAGRKATPHGDAISKWDLRLVQPNRQEIAPAPLHTIEHLLAGYLRDALEGHDADVIDCSPMGCRTGFYLTLIGEPDEDAVRRAFVAAMEDVATHDGPIPGCAPERCGNWRDHSLHGANAWAREILDAGVIVQETVPLP; from the coding sequence ATGCCCGCGAAGACGCACGTCGAATCGTTCGACCTCGACCACACGAAGGTCCGCGCCCCCTACGTCCGGCTCGCCGGCCGCAAGGCCACCCCGCACGGCGACGCCATCAGCAAGTGGGACCTGCGGCTGGTGCAACCCAACCGCCAGGAGATCGCGCCCGCCCCGCTGCACACGATCGAGCACCTCCTCGCCGGGTACCTGCGCGACGCCCTGGAGGGCCACGACGCCGACGTGATCGACTGCAGTCCGATGGGCTGCCGGACGGGGTTCTACCTGACGTTGATCGGCGAGCCGGACGAGGACGCCGTCCGCCGCGCGTTCGTCGCGGCGATGGAGGACGTCGCGACGCACGACGGCCCCATCCCCGGGTGCGCGCCGGAACGCTGCGGCAACTGGCGCGACCACTCCCTGCACGGTGCGAACGCCTGGGCGCGGGAGATCCTCGACGCCGGCGTCATCGTGCAGGAGACCGTCCCGCTGCCCTGA
- a CDS encoding NYN domain-containing protein, which yields MARRLAIFIDGSNLYNGMRENLSNTRVNLGALIDQLRGDRYLIRCYYYNAPLTDDYDGDLRDGQARFFESLRRIPYVTVRLGRLHRRSDGSLVEKGIDVSIAVESLALAYQDAYDETVIVSGDGDYVELVEAIKGRGKQVEVAMFRNQSAGILLEYADVFRPLDELDWDEILF from the coding sequence ATGGCCCGACGACTCGCGATCTTCATCGACGGCAGCAATCTCTACAACGGCATGCGGGAGAACCTCTCCAACACCCGCGTCAACCTCGGTGCGCTCATCGATCAGTTGCGCGGCGACCGCTACCTGATCCGCTGCTACTACTACAACGCCCCGTTGACCGACGACTACGACGGCGACCTGCGCGACGGGCAGGCCCGCTTCTTCGAGAGCCTGCGCCGCATCCCCTACGTCACCGTCCGCTTGGGGCGGCTGCACCGCCGCAGCGACGGCTCGCTCGTCGAGAAGGGCATCGACGTCTCGATCGCCGTCGAGTCGCTCGCGTTGGCGTACCAGGACGCGTACGACGAGACCGTCATCGTGTCCGGCGACGGCGACTACGTCGAACTCGTCGAAGCGATCAAGGGCCGCGGGAAGCAGGTGGAGGTGGCGATGTTCCGCAACCAGTCCGCCGGCATCCTGCTCGAGTACGCCGACGTCTTCCGTCCCCTCGACGAGCTCGATTGGGACGAGATCCTGTTCTGA